One Sanguibacter sp. HDW7 DNA window includes the following coding sequences:
- a CDS encoding DUF1844 domain-containing protein, with protein MSEHTHDDVTQQAVRDIAEVNAVEVITTAAVHLMSAAAVKLGLAEGEEHLTDLDEARKLITALAGLVVTSAPDIGNQHARSLRDGLRTLQLAFREASVIPDAPGEGPGEKLTGAVS; from the coding sequence ATGAGCGAGCACACGCACGACGACGTCACCCAGCAGGCGGTCCGCGACATCGCCGAGGTCAACGCGGTCGAGGTCATCACGACCGCCGCCGTCCACCTCATGAGCGCGGCCGCGGTCAAGCTCGGCCTCGCCGAGGGCGAGGAGCACCTCACGGACCTCGACGAGGCGCGCAAGCTCATCACGGCGCTCGCCGGCCTCGTCGTGACGTCGGCCCCCGACATCGGCAACCAGCACGCGCGCTCGCTGCGCGACGGCCTGCGCACGCTGCAGCTCGCGTTCCGCGAGGCGAGCGTCATCCCCGACGCGCCGGGCGAGGGCCCGGGCGAGAAGCTCACGGGCGCCGTCTCCTGA
- a CDS encoding catalase encodes MTQQFTTRQNGAPVASDQHSLTTGPDGVTALHDAYLVEKLASFNRERVPERNPHAKGGGAFGRFVVTEDVSRFTKAAVFQPGAEVETLLRFSSVAGEQGSPDTWRDVRGFSLRFYTTEGNYDIVGNNTPVFFIRDAIKFPDFIHSQKRLGASGLRDADMQWDFWTLSPETAHQVTYLMGDRGLPRSWRHMNGYGSHTFSWANAEGEKFWVQYHFKSRQGVEGMSNEEAEQLAGSDADFYRRDLFEAIERGETPVWDLFVQVMPYDEGKTYRFNPFDITKTWSHADYPLIKVGELTLDRNPVSFFAEIEQAAFSPSNLVPGIGISPDKMLMGRVFAYPDAQRYRIGANYNQLPVNQPHAAEVVNFQHEGQMRYHYAPASMPVTATNSQGAPAADEARAGEVAWQTDGELVRAAQTLRSEDSDFGQAGTLYRDVFDADAKARFVATLTGQGKGLTVPEIRERFFWYWGQVDADLGAQLRAAVEG; translated from the coding sequence GTGACCCAGCAGTTCACGACCCGCCAGAACGGCGCCCCCGTCGCGAGCGACCAGCACTCGCTCACGACCGGCCCCGACGGCGTCACCGCGCTCCACGACGCGTACCTCGTCGAGAAGCTCGCGTCGTTCAACCGCGAGCGCGTGCCGGAGCGCAACCCGCACGCCAAGGGTGGTGGCGCGTTCGGGCGCTTCGTCGTGACCGAGGACGTCTCGCGCTTTACGAAGGCCGCGGTGTTCCAGCCGGGCGCCGAGGTCGAGACCCTCCTGCGCTTCTCCTCCGTCGCGGGCGAGCAGGGCTCCCCCGACACGTGGCGCGACGTCCGTGGCTTCTCGCTGCGCTTCTACACGACCGAGGGCAACTACGACATCGTCGGCAACAACACCCCGGTGTTCTTCATCCGCGACGCGATCAAGTTCCCCGACTTCATCCACTCCCAGAAGCGCCTCGGCGCCTCGGGCCTGCGCGACGCCGACATGCAGTGGGACTTCTGGACCCTCTCCCCCGAGACGGCCCACCAGGTCACCTACCTCATGGGTGACCGCGGCCTGCCGCGCTCGTGGCGCCACATGAACGGCTACGGCTCGCACACGTTCTCGTGGGCGAACGCCGAGGGCGAGAAGTTCTGGGTCCAGTACCACTTCAAGTCCCGCCAGGGCGTCGAGGGAATGTCGAACGAGGAGGCCGAGCAGCTCGCCGGCTCCGACGCCGACTTCTACCGCCGCGACCTCTTCGAGGCCATCGAGCGTGGCGAGACCCCCGTGTGGGACCTCTTCGTCCAGGTCATGCCGTACGACGAGGGCAAGACGTACCGCTTCAACCCGTTCGACATCACGAAGACGTGGTCGCACGCCGACTACCCCCTCATCAAGGTCGGCGAGCTCACGCTCGACCGCAACCCGGTGAGCTTCTTCGCCGAGATCGAGCAGGCCGCGTTCTCGCCGTCGAACCTCGTGCCCGGCATCGGCATCTCGCCCGACAAGATGCTCATGGGCCGCGTCTTCGCCTACCCGGACGCGCAGCGCTACCGCATCGGCGCGAACTACAACCAGCTCCCCGTCAACCAGCCGCACGCCGCCGAGGTCGTGAACTTCCAGCACGAGGGCCAGATGCGCTACCACTACGCACCCGCCTCGATGCCGGTGACGGCGACGAACTCCCAGGGCGCCCCGGCGGCCGACGAGGCCCGCGCGGGCGAGGTCGCATGGCAGACGGACGGCGAGCTCGTGCGCGCCGCGCAGACGCTGCGCTCGGAGGACTCCGACTTCGGCCAGGCCGGCACGCTCTACCGCGACGTCTTCGACGCCGACGCCAAGGCGCGCTTCGTCGCGACCCTCACGGGCCAGGGCAAGGGCCTCACGGTCCCCGAGATCCGTGAGCGCTTCTTCTGGTACTGGGGTCAGGTCGACGCCGACCTCGGCGCGCAGCTCCGCGCCGCGGTCGAGGGCTGA